The following are encoded together in the Streptomyces sp. NBC_01465 genome:
- a CDS encoding LacI family DNA-binding transcriptional regulator, whose amino-acid sequence MKTQRPTLEAVAARAGVGRGTASRVVNGSGRVSQESTAAVLRAVEELGYVPNSAARALVRQRNDTVAFVAAVTDDRGFWEDPFYSPLVRGATAVLAAEGIQLLLAIAQSQQQHAQLNAFLSSRHVDGVLLSSLHEGDPLPALLDASAVPTVLVGAPSGYTPAFGVDVDNETGAHHAAQHLIDRGRHRIAVITGPLGIQASADRWNGFRSALAEAGLTPGPVAHGDFTRDSGSEAMRQLLAGGGEMDALFAANDLMAAGALDVLRAAGRRVPDDVAVVGFDDTWVAAATDPPLTSIHQPLEEMGREAARLMLARIRQDDIPEPRVLFEPRLVVRESA is encoded by the coding sequence ATGAAAACGCAGAGGCCAACGCTGGAGGCAGTCGCGGCCCGGGCTGGAGTCGGCCGCGGAACCGCGTCACGGGTCGTCAACGGATCCGGCCGCGTCAGCCAGGAGTCCACGGCAGCCGTCCTCCGAGCCGTCGAGGAACTGGGCTACGTCCCCAACTCGGCAGCCCGCGCCCTGGTCCGCCAGCGCAACGACACCGTCGCGTTCGTAGCCGCCGTGACCGACGACCGCGGCTTCTGGGAGGACCCCTTCTACTCGCCCCTCGTACGGGGTGCCACCGCGGTCCTCGCCGCCGAAGGCATCCAGCTCCTCCTTGCCATCGCCCAGTCCCAGCAACAACACGCCCAGCTCAACGCGTTCCTCTCCTCCCGCCACGTAGACGGGGTCCTGCTCAGCTCCCTGCACGAAGGGGACCCGCTCCCCGCCCTGCTCGACGCCAGCGCCGTACCCACGGTGCTGGTGGGCGCCCCCTCCGGCTACACACCGGCCTTCGGCGTCGACGTGGACAACGAGACCGGCGCCCACCACGCCGCACAGCACCTGATCGACCGGGGCCGCCACCGTATCGCCGTCATCACGGGCCCCCTGGGCATCCAGGCCAGCGCCGACCGCTGGAACGGTTTCCGCAGCGCGCTCGCGGAGGCGGGCCTGACCCCCGGCCCGGTCGCGCACGGCGACTTCACCCGCGACTCCGGATCCGAGGCCATGCGCCAACTCCTCGCAGGCGGAGGCGAAATGGATGCACTTTTCGCGGCCAACGACCTCATGGCGGCCGGCGCTCTTGACGTCCTGCGCGCCGCCGGCCGCCGCGTCCCGGACGACGTCGCCGTCGTAGGCTTCGACGACACCTGGGTGGCCGCCGCCACGGATCCCCCGCTCACATCAATCCACCAGCCACTCGAAGAGATGGGCCGCGAGGCCGCGCGCCTCATGCTCGCCCGGATCCGCCAGGACGACATCCCCGAGCCAAGAGTCCTCTTCGAACCGCGCCTCGTGGTGCGCGAGTCCGCCTAG